The region AAGTACCAGAGCGCATTTAAGCAAGCTGAAATGTCAGCTAAAAGTTCAGGCTTAGGGCTGTGGAGTAGTGATACCTGTTCGGGTATTACAAAATAGCTGTATACTAGTAGTCATGGAACAAGTTCTAGACCCCGTAAAAAAGCAACGCGAGCGAGACTTAATAGAGCAGTTTATTAGCATCTGTCCTAAGTATTCGGGCTGGGCTTTCGAGTCGTATTCCGAAAACCCTGATATGATTTACACAAAGGGCTCCAATAGAATCGGCTTTGATAGCGTAATAATATCTGACGACCAGGCATCTGTTCAGTGTGTCTATAGTCCAGAGCTATGTCAGATATCGCTGCCTGGCAATATTAGTCGTAGTGAAAGACTAAATAAGATTGAGACATTTTTTGCCAATAAGCTCTTTACTCATCTCAGGAAGTATAGTGTGCCGACTGTTTTGGTTTTCACATTAGTCGATACCCAAGAAACTTCATTTGCAGATATAATTAATATAGCCAAGAAGTTCAAACTCCCTAAGCTCGAGGTATTCAACATTCAGTCCTACTACCTTTGCGATAATTCGCAGTATGTGAAAATTGCCTCGACCTGAAGTATGGTATATAGTATAGGCATAAGTACTTTGCAGTAATTAAATAAATATATTAAGGAGACCATGTCTAAGAAAAAAAAGATAACTATTGAGGGCTTAAGGAAATTTAACATTTTCATGTTTTTCTTTTTTGCCCTGCAAGCTGGAATATTGTTACTCATTGCCAGCCAAAAAGTAAAATTTCCAATAACTACCAACTATTTAACTTTCGATTTAGCTACCGAGACCTTAGTATCATCTAGTAAAACGCTGTTTGACTTGCCCTTGGTTTGGCCAGTCATAGCCTTTGTTCTAATATGTATGTTGTCGCACCTGCTGATTTCTACAATATGGTTTAGGGGCTACAAAAAAGACCTTAAGGCTGGCATGAACCGGGCTCGCTGGATAGAATATAGTTTTTCTGCCAGCATAATGATTGTGGCTATATCTCTGCTTACTGGTATATATGACCTATCAAGCTTAATAATGCTATTTGCGCTGGTTATGGTAATGAACTTGTGTGGCTTAATAATGGAAATACACAACCAGACAACAGCAAAAACTAATTGGATTAGCTATATTGTGGGCTGTATTGCCGGCATAGTTCCCTGGGCAGTGATTGCTATTTACTTCTGGGCTAGTGCCTCTAGTGCCACTGGCGGCGCCCAAATACCGGCCTTTGTTTACTGGATATTTATAACCATCTTTATTTTCTTCAATTGCTTCGCCATAAACATGTTCTTGCAGTACAAAAAATGGGGGCCCTGGAGCAACTACCTGTATGGCGAGAGAGTGTATATTATTCTTAGCTTGGTAGCCAAAACAGCTCTTGTATGGCAAGTATTTGCCGGCACCCTTAGACCCTAAAAATGGCCCGCCGGTACAAGCTTAAGCGTACACTCGGTATATTCTTAGTAACTATTTATGGCCTAGGCAACATAGTCGGAGCTGGCATATATGCTTTAGTAGGAAAAGTTGCAGGCGAAGCTGGAACAGCTACTCCATTGGCTTTTTTATTGGCATCTATCGTGGCTGGTTTTAGTGCATTATCTTTTGCAGAATTATCTAGCAGAAAACCATATAGCGAAGGTGTCTCGGCTTATGTGCATAACGCATTTCGCCGAAAGCCAGTTTCGATAGCCGTCGGCGCACTAATGGCAATCGCAACGGTTGTCTCGGCTGCCGCACTGGCTAGAGCTTTTGGAGGTTATCTTTACCAGTACACTGGTATATTTATCCCGCTTGGTGCAGCTCTTATAATTATCACTTTTGGATTGCTTTCGGCTTGGGGCATAGAAGAGTCAGCTAAGTTAGCAGCTGTACTAACGGTTATCGAGGTTCTTGGTCTGGGTGTTATTATCTGGCTAGGAAGGGGAAGTATAGTCGCTAGCGCTCAGACTCCAGCCAACTTTTTTGATATCAGTAGCGTAGGTATCACCGGCGTTTTGTCGGCAGTATTTTTGGCCTTTTATGCTTATATTGGCGTAGAGGACATTGTGCATTTGTCTGAAGAAACAAAAAAACCCAGGCTCACGGTTCCATTCGCTATTATCGGAGCTGTAACAATAGCTACAGTTCTCTACACTCTGGTTTCAATAGTAGCCATAGATGCCGTTCCACTTGCCGAGCTTAACAAATCGGCTGCTCCCGTTGGTTTGATCTTTACTACATTATCGAGTACGCCGGGCTGGGCGATCGCTATTATTGCTCTTGCGGCTACAGCCGGAGGGGTGCTGGCACATATCATCAGTGGTTCGCGATTGCTTTTTGGTATGGCTGAGGCTGGTTGGCTTCACAAAAGACTGGCAATTGTACATGAGACACGCAAGACTCCAACCGTAACAATCGCGGTGGTTGTTGCTGTATCTATAGTTTTATCGACCTTCGCCGAGGTAAAGACTCTAGCGCTGGTTACTAGCTACCTTATACTAATTATATTTTCGCTGGTCGATACATCGCTTATAATTATCAAAATCAGAGACAAAAACACTAAAAAGCCAATCTTTTCTGTCAGTATGATAGTGCCTATTTTGGGTCTAGTATCTAGTATTTTACTGCTGGTGGTGCAGACCAGCATTTTGCTTTAGCAAATCCGCTAATTACCAATAATATATAGCTCTTGTTCGGCCCTGGTGACCGCGGTATACAGCCAGCGTTGCCATTCGTCTTGGCTCATTTTTGGAAAGCGTTCCTCAAAAACCAACACCCGCTTGGCCTGCGAGCCTTGAGCCTTATGAACAGTCAGGCCATAGCCGAAATCAAACAGACCGACAGAGTCCTTCTGAGGCCTTTTAGGCACAGACTTAAGTGTAGTGGGGGCACCAAATTGTTCCCTCGGTGCAAAGCCCTCAAATTTAATCCCATCAAAATCGGCCGTAATGTCCCACCATAATTCTTCATCATCATGAGCGGCTGGAGTGATTTGTTCGATAAGGCCTATTTGCCCGTTGCTGAGGCCTGATTCGCGGCTATTTTTTAGGCAAACAATAATATCATTACGCTGTGGGTCTGGGCCCTCCATCCCTTTAAGTAGCCTCACATGGGCATTGAGTTTTTGACGCGTGCTGTTATAGCCACAGAGTATTAGTGTGTCGGTATTGTGACTTTGCAGTATCTCTTCAATCAGATCGCCAGTAAGAGGGTCGGCATTATCTAGCTTGGCCACTCCTTCACCATAGCTCATTATTGGTATTTGATTGCCATTTCTTGCTAGTGCTGAAATCGCTATAATAGGGCTTTCAGCAGCTTGTCGCCATATTCTATCTAGCGTTAGATCCGGCTCTAGCATTAGATTAAAGCTGCTGCCAATTGGCGGCAGCTGGCCATGGTCTCCAACTGCCAGAACTGGCTTGCCAAAACTGAGGAGGTCAGCCCATATCTCCTCGCTGACCATACTAGCCTCATCGACCACCACCAAATCGACTCTCAAGAAATCGCGCTTTCGCCATTTTGGCGCATCCCCCTTACTGGACTCAGAATAATACATCAGGCCATGCAGTGTAGATATAGAATCGCCAGGCTGCAAGATATTATCAGCCACTAATTTGCGTTTTAGCACTAGTGTTGCCTTGCCAGTATAGGCAGCAAAGCCAACCTTCATGCTCGGGATGTTAGTTTGCAAGACTCTACGCAAAGCAGCTAGCAGAGTGGTTTTGCCAGTACCAGCATAGCCACCTAGGGTAAGGTATTGTTTACCACCGCCCTTGGCGATTTTTAGCCAAGCCCCAATAGCACTTAAAGCTACGCCCTGCTGATTGGTAAGTTTTTGCATCTACAGTATTGTATCAGTAATTATACTTTAGTATCACTGCAAAAAAGAATTATTATATAATTAACAACAAAATAGTTTTTATTTGCTATAATATGGTCAATATGACTAAAGAATTAAAAACTAAAAAATATGATTTGATCATTATTGGTGCTGGCCCTGCGGGCTACACTGCCGCCATATACGCAGCTAGGGCTAGTCTTAAAGTACTTATGATTTCAGGTACCACCCCCGGAGGTCAGCTACTACTTACCAGCGAAGTAGAGAACTTTCCGGGCTTTAAGGACGGCATCAAGGGCCCTGAGCTGATGGATGAAATGAAAGCCCAGGCACTCCGTTTCGGGGCTACGATCGTCCAGGAGATAGCCACAAAAGTAGAGCTCGGTGGCCAGCCTAAAAAGGTCTGGGTTGGCAAATCTCAATTTCACGCCAAATCCATAATAATTTCTACTGGCGCAAGTGCTAACTGGCTCGGGCTAGATAACGAGCAGCGCTTGATGGGCAATGGCATATCGTCTTGTGCTACCTGCGATGCGTTCTTTTATCAGGATAAGCATGTAGTGGTGGTTGGCGGTGGCGATAGCGCAATGGAAGAAGCCCTGACACTAGCAAAATTTGCCAGTAAGGTCACAATAGTGCATCGTCGTAGTGAGTTTCGGGCTAGCAAAATAATGCAAGAAAGAGTACTAAGTAATGAAAAGATTACGGTCAAGTGGAATAAAACCGTAGTAGATGTATTGGGCCGAGACAGAGTTGAGGGTGTAAAGCTCAAGGACCTAGTGACCTCCAAGGAGTCTAGCCTAAAGTGCGATGGTATGTTTGTCGCAATCGGCCATACTCCAGCCACAGAGCTATTCAAGGGCACTCTCGAAACCGACTCCAAAGGCTATCTTGCGACCAAGGATAATGTCAAGACAGCTTTGTCTGGAGTATTTGCAGCCGGGGATGTAACAGACCCTCACTATAGGCAGGCCATAACAGCTGCCGGCGACGGCTGCAGGGCCGCGCTAGAAGCTGAGCGCTATATTGAATCCAGCTAGGCCAAGTTCATTAATTCATTCTAAATTTAGCCTCTCTTATATCAGACTGATGATTACACCTAGCAAAAAACGCCCTTGAAGAGGGGCGTTTGTACTTATATTTACTAGTTTACTTAGTGTTTATAGCTGTAATCTCTAATATAGTGTGTCGCTGACGGTGGCCAGTGAGAGTTTTTTGACGCTTCTTGGCCTTATATTTTAGGATCTTAACTTTATCGGCCTTAACATCGGCTTCCACGACCTTAGCTACTACAGTGGCGTTTTCAATAACAGGCTTGCCGACCTGGATATTGTCACCATCTATCAGCAATAGGGCTTGGAACTCAATCACATCTTTGTCGGAGTGTAAAAGCTCGGCCTCAATAATGTGGCCTTTTTCTACCATAAACTGCTTTGAACCTGATTCTATTACTGCTATCATTTTGAGTTTCCTTTCTATGCCAGTTATTAAAAGACAATTTAAAATTGTAGCACAAAAGTAGCCTATCTGTAAAGAATTAATTTAAGAGCAAATACTGCTATAATATTAATATGCACGGAGACAGCAAAATAATAATAGTTGCCAATCAAAAAGGCGGCGTTGGAAAGACTACCACAGCAATTAATTGCGCCGCGTACTTGGCTAAATCTGCTCGTAATGTCTTACTAGTAGATTTAGACCCCCAGGGCAATAGTACCAGCGGCTTAGCGGTCGATAAGAACAGTCTTAAACATAGCGTTTATGATGTCTTGATCAATTCAGTTCCGGCGACCGATTGCATTGTTGCAACAACAGTGCCGAATCTCCATCTTTTACCATCTAATTCAATTTTGGCAGCAGCAGAGGTTGAACTCAGTGCTGTTGATGGCAGGGAATACATCCTGGCCAATGCTCTATCCGAACTGAAATATGATGTAATTATCATCGACAGCCCTCCATCTCTGGGGCTACTAACCCTAAATGGTTTTGTGGCAAGTGATTTTGTGCTAATCCCCGTACAAAGCGAATACTATGCCCTAGAGGGGCTCTCGGAATTATTAAATACTATTAAGCGTGTCAGGGTTGGGCTTAATAAGCAGCTGCAAATACTTGGTGTGGTTGTTACCATGCACAACAAACGCACCAGCCTAGGCGAACAGGTATTAGCTGAATTGCGTAAGCACTTTCCGGAGAAGCTATTTGACACAGTAGTGCCACGCAATATACGCTTAGCAGAAGCTCCCAGCCATGGTCGCCCTATTTACGAATACGACCGTTTCAGCAAGGGGGCACTGGCCTATAAGAAGTTATCTAAAGAAATCGAAGGGAGGTTGTTTTAATGGCTACTAAGAATAGATTAGGCAGAGGACTAGATGCGCTAATCCCTGTTAATATGGATGAGTTTGTGGCCGATAGCTTACCCGACGGTCTTAAGGATAATTCCAACGATGTTGCTACGATCGCTATCGATAAGATATCCCCCAACCCCCACCAACCTCGCTCTGAATTTTTAGAAAGTGATCTCAAGGATTTAGCTAGTAGTATTAAGCTGCATGGCGTAATTCAGCCCTTGGTCGTTATTAAAACCAAGCCTGGGTATTTTCAGCTAGTTGCCGGCGAGCGTCGTATGAGGGCATCTAAGCTAGCAGGCCTAAGCACCGTACCAGCAATTGTGAGAACTTTTAGTGAGCAAGAGCAGCTGGAGTTAGCCGTCATAGAAAACATTCAGAGGGCTGATCTCAAACCACTAGAAGTCGCTATCGCCTACAATAAATTAGTCGATCAATTCAACTTAACGCACCTTCAGATCTCTAAGCGAGTCGGTAAGGGTGCCTCGACAGTTTCAAATGCCATAAGGCTGGTTAATTTGCCTCATCCCGCCAAGTTAGCTCTACAAAAGGGCCAGATATCAGAGGGCCACGCCAGAGCGATACTATCCTTAAACGAAACTGCCGATCAGCTTCAGCTATTAGAAACAATCATTAAATCTAGGCTGACAGTGCGTGAAGCAGAGGAAGCCGTTCGCCGATATAAAGACGGCAATGTGGATTCTAAGCCGCCTAAAGCCGTAAAGATTAGATCTGAACATGCGGTACTTATAAATAGTATCGGGAAATATCTTGCGACAAAGGTAACTATCCATAAGACAGCCAAGGGTGGTAGGCTTCAGATAGAGTACTACTCAGATGAAGAGCTTGAGAGAATAGCCGAACAGATAAAGGGCCAAAACTAGCTTATTATTTATATTCCGCTGGCCCTAAAAATCCAATATCATTTAAAGGTAGAAGCCTGAAGAAGGCGTTGCCAGATATGTTCTTCTGAGGCAGTTGGCCCCAGAATCTAGAGTCATAGCTACCGCCAGGGGATCTGTTGTCCCCGACAGTAAAGACATTCCCAGGTGCTATTATTTCGTCAACTTCACCCTCCGAAATGTATGCAGGATCTATGTAGGGCTCTTTTAGTATGAAGCCATTAGGGCTTTCTTTATTATATATTTTGAATACACCATTTTTTAATGTGATTCGCTCGCCAGGGAGGGCGATGACTCTTTTAACATAAAACAGCTCAGCGTTTTCTGGTGGCCTAAAAACTAGTACATCGCCACGCTTAATGTCCATGCCTTTTTTGTTACCCCAAATGGCCGATACATTATTTAGCGAGGATGCTAGCTTATTTATTAAAATGTAGTCGCCGTCATTATAGCCGGGGTTCATACTGCTGCCACTAACATAGTAGGCCTGAAAAACAAAAGTATTGATAAATATCACCACTGCAGCGGCAATTAGAAGGGTTTTGAGAAGCTCCCAGGCAACATGAAGTATGCCTTTTTTTGGTTCAACCTCGGTTTCCTGGTGAGTGCGAGTCTGAGATTCTGCGAAATCATTAAATTCAACAACATCCCGATTGAGATCATGGGGCTCCTTGGCGGCAGCTGGGCTATTGTTGCCGGCTATTTGATTCTTGGTTGGACTGTTGGGCGCGATCACGCTACCTGGCTTTAGGAGGTCGGATTCGTCTAGTCTTGCCGTAAGGTCGACCGGTTCGTTATTGTTATTATCCATTATCATAATTATAGCAGCTTGAAAGTGGATATTAAGCACTTTGCCTATAATTGTTTCCTACTAAGCCCTTATGGCATATAATAGGTTATATACATGAAGTCCAAAAAACAGCACAAGGATAGCCAGACTTCTACTATCCAAAAAGATTTGACCAAACCAATAAAGACCAAGAAAAAGTACCGCTGGGGCTTAAGGTTAATTGTTGCGGTTATAATTTTAGTTATACTTGCAGTAGGTGCTATAGCCGTAAGATCGTTAACATCTTTAAATAAGGTTCTGCAAAAAAGAACTGGTATCGCCGCCGCCGGCCTAAAAGGAGACCTAGAGCTAAGTAAACTTAAGGGCGAGGGAGAGGGTAGGGTAAATATTTTATTATTAGGAACTGGTGACGCTGGCCATGCGGGCGAAGGCTTAACCGATACTATGATTGTAGCTAGCATAGACCCTAAATCGAAGGATGTAGCGATGCTTGGTATTCCTAGGGACTTATATGTCAAGATCCCAGGCTTTGGCTGGGACAAGGTTAACTCGGCACATGCCCTAGCCGAGCAGGAGAATCCTGGGTCAGGCCCTGAACTAGCCAAGAAGACAATTAGTGAGTTTATTGGCCAGCCAATACACTACTTTGTTCGACTGGATTTCACTGGCTTGAAATCAGCGGTGGACTCCCTAGGGGGTGTAGATATTTATAATTCCTCATACCTAAGCGACACCGAGTACCCCTGCGACACGAGTGAATCAAAATCTTGCGGGTTCAAGCTAAACTCCGGCTATTACCATATGGATGGAGCCTTGGCCCTAAAGTATGCGAGATGCCGCAAGGGTACTTGCGGCGATGATTATGGACGCGCAAGGCGACAGCAATCAGTGGTAGTGGGCATGCGAGATCAGGCATTACGGCTTGGTAATATCTTGAACCCTGCTAAGGTCGCTGATCTTATCGGAATCGCTGGGGATCACTTGAAGACAGACATAAGTATCGATGAGTTAAAGCGTTTAGCCGATCTAGCCAGTAAGGTCAACTCCAACAAAATAGCTAATAAGGTGCTTGATTCGGAAAATGAAGGCCTGGTAGTTAACAGTAGTGTCGGTGAAGCCAGTGTTGTCGTGCCCGCGGCGGGAATCGGCAAATATGGCGGGATAAAGTCTTTCGTAAGAAGTATTTTTATTGATGGCTATGTCAAAAGCGAGTTGGCTAAGGTAGAAATAAAGAACTCAAATGCTAAGCCAGGAGCAGTGTATGCCCTATCCTCAATATTGAAATCTCTCGGCTATAATGTTATAAATACTTCAGCCGTTCAAGATAAAGGCAACGGTAACGGTAACACTCAGATCTTAGATTATACTAATGGGTCTAGTCCCTATACTCTAAAGTACCTGGAGAACAGATTGAAGCAGCCAGTTTCGAAAGCTGAAAAGCCCGCTGGTAGCCAGGCCGATATAGTAATTATTTTAGGAGCAGAATATGAACCTCAAGGCAACATTTAAAAGATTTAATTTGTTTACTCAGGGCCAGAGGCTGATTGTTATTATTAGCGTCTGCGCGGCTCTTGTGTCGATGATGATTTTATATTACACACCGTCGCCGCTATTGCTGGTGCCAATTATTGTGGCTCTTAACTATGGGTTATTTAGGCGCCTACTGGTAACTAAAAAAATCAGGATGATAATCGCTAAATCTCTCCGGCCATTTATTTGGCTATCTGTAAGTTTATTTTATTTTTATAGCATCTATAGCATAAATTCTACCCCGGCGTATATATTTATAATTTGTTTGTCGGGCTGCTCTGCAGTATATGGGCTACTTAGCTATATCGAGATCCAGCAAGAAACTAATTTGATGCTTAACAACTCTCTGACGCTAGTATTTATACTTATCACGACATCTCTCTCAAGCCTATTGGTATCTTATTGGAACTGGCCTGTGCCACTTGTTATGGTTGGCCTCTGGCTTGTTAACTTCCTGATTGGCCTGTGGTGGTTACTGGACTTTACCAACAAACCACAGCTACTAGCCGCACTCTGGGGTTTTGTAGTGGTAGAATTGGCCTGGCTGGCTTCACGCTGGACGGTACTATACCAGATCCCTAATCTGCCGCTGATAGTGTCTCAATTCTCTGCGATTGTCACTTCGTTGGCATATGGTTGGGGAGGGATATACTTTCACTACAAGCACCGTAGCCTCAAAAAAGCCATAGTATTTGAATATTTAGGTGTCACGATTGTGGTTTTTGCTGCGTTAATATTATTGAATCGCTGGACTAGTCTCGGCTAAATAATATTTAAAGGAGGTAATTTGAAAGAAAACAGTTTAAGGGGAAACGCCAAGATATACATATTGGCGGCCTCACTAGCTTTGTTAGCAGGCTTTCTGGGGTCATTGGTCGGTAATTTCGTAATCCGCAAGCTGCCTAGCACAGTTATAAACCAAAGTAGACAAGTCGTTATCGATGAGCAGACAGCGGTCGTAAATGTCGCCAAGAAGGTTAGCCCTTCAGTGGTTAGTATTGTGTCCTCAGCAGCTCAGCAGGACCCCTATACTGGTAGCAGTAGTTTGGCTAAAACTGGAGCTGGCACTGGGATTATTATTAGCGCTGAGGGTTTGATAATAACTAATAAGCATGTGGTGGAGGGCAGCGATAGTTTTACAGTTTTTATAAGCGATAACACCGAATACAAAAATGCAAAAGTTATTGCTACAGACCCCTTCAATGATATCGCATTTATAAAAGTCGATGCCAAGGGATTAAAGCCGGCCGAGCTGGCTGATTCCGATAAGGTAGAGGTTGGCCAAAGTGTGGTGGCTATCGGTAATGCGCTGGGGCAGTTTCAGAACACCGTTACCACTGGCGTTATTTCTGGTAAATCTCGACCCATCACAGCTAGCAGCGGTGAAGGCGATTCGGAAAGCCTAACCA is a window of Patescibacteria group bacterium DNA encoding:
- the trxB gene encoding thioredoxin-disulfide reductase; its protein translation is MTKELKTKKYDLIIIGAGPAGYTAAIYAARASLKVLMISGTTPGGQLLLTSEVENFPGFKDGIKGPELMDEMKAQALRFGATIVQEIATKVELGGQPKKVWVGKSQFHAKSIIISTGASANWLGLDNEQRLMGNGISSCATCDAFFYQDKHVVVVGGGDSAMEEALTLAKFASKVTIVHRRSEFRASKIMQERVLSNEKITVKWNKTVVDVLGRDRVEGVKLKDLVTSKESSLKCDGMFVAIGHTPATELFKGTLETDSKGYLATKDNVKTALSGVFAAGDVTDPHYRQAITAAGDGCRAALEAERYIESS
- a CDS encoding ParB/RepB/Spo0J family partition protein gives rise to the protein MATKNRLGRGLDALIPVNMDEFVADSLPDGLKDNSNDVATIAIDKISPNPHQPRSEFLESDLKDLASSIKLHGVIQPLVVIKTKPGYFQLVAGERRMRASKLAGLSTVPAIVRTFSEQEQLELAVIENIQRADLKPLEVAIAYNKLVDQFNLTHLQISKRVGKGASTVSNAIRLVNLPHPAKLALQKGQISEGHARAILSLNETADQLQLLETIIKSRLTVREAEEAVRRYKDGNVDSKPPKAVKIRSEHAVLINSIGKYLATKVTIHKTAKGGRLQIEYYSDEELERIAEQIKGQN
- the rplU gene encoding 50S ribosomal protein L21 — translated: MIAVIESGSKQFMVEKGHIIEAELLHSDKDVIEFQALLLIDGDNIQVGKPVIENATVVAKVVEADVKADKVKILKYKAKKRQKTLTGHRQRHTILEITAINTK
- a CDS encoding AAA family ATPase, producing MHGDSKIIIVANQKGGVGKTTTAINCAAYLAKSARNVLLVDLDPQGNSTSGLAVDKNSLKHSVYDVLINSVPATDCIVATTVPNLHLLPSNSILAAAEVELSAVDGREYILANALSELKYDVIIIDSPPSLGLLTLNGFVASDFVLIPVQSEYYALEGLSELLNTIKRVRVGLNKQLQILGVVVTMHNKRTSLGEQVLAELRKHFPEKLFDTVVPRNIRLAEAPSHGRPIYEYDRFSKGALAYKKLSKEIEGRLF
- the heR gene encoding heliorhodopsin HeR, which gives rise to MSKKKKITIEGLRKFNIFMFFFFALQAGILLLIASQKVKFPITTNYLTFDLATETLVSSSKTLFDLPLVWPVIAFVLICMLSHLLISTIWFRGYKKDLKAGMNRARWIEYSFSASIMIVAISLLTGIYDLSSLIMLFALVMVMNLCGLIMEIHNQTTAKTNWISYIVGCIAGIVPWAVIAIYFWASASSATGGAQIPAFVYWIFITIFIFFNCFAINMFLQYKKWGPWSNYLYGERVYIILSLVAKTALVWQVFAGTLRP
- a CDS encoding LCP family protein — its product is MKSKKQHKDSQTSTIQKDLTKPIKTKKKYRWGLRLIVAVIILVILAVGAIAVRSLTSLNKVLQKRTGIAAAGLKGDLELSKLKGEGEGRVNILLLGTGDAGHAGEGLTDTMIVASIDPKSKDVAMLGIPRDLYVKIPGFGWDKVNSAHALAEQENPGSGPELAKKTISEFIGQPIHYFVRLDFTGLKSAVDSLGGVDIYNSSYLSDTEYPCDTSESKSCGFKLNSGYYHMDGALALKYARCRKGTCGDDYGRARRQQSVVVGMRDQALRLGNILNPAKVADLIGIAGDHLKTDISIDELKRLADLASKVNSNKIANKVLDSENEGLVVNSSVGEASVVVPAAGIGKYGGIKSFVRSIFIDGYVKSELAKVEIKNSNAKPGAVYALSSILKSLGYNVINTSAVQDKGNGNGNTQILDYTNGSSPYTLKYLENRLKQPVSKAEKPAGSQADIVIILGAEYEPQGNI
- the lepB gene encoding signal peptidase I, which gives rise to MDNNNNEPVDLTARLDESDLLKPGSVIAPNSPTKNQIAGNNSPAAAKEPHDLNRDVVEFNDFAESQTRTHQETEVEPKKGILHVAWELLKTLLIAAAVVIFINTFVFQAYYVSGSSMNPGYNDGDYILINKLASSLNNVSAIWGNKKGMDIKRGDVLVFRPPENAELFYVKRVIALPGERITLKNGVFKIYNKESPNGFILKEPYIDPAYISEGEVDEIIAPGNVFTVGDNRSPGGSYDSRFWGQLPQKNISGNAFFRLLPLNDIGFLGPAEYK
- a CDS encoding trypsin-like peptidase domain-containing protein — protein: MKENSLRGNAKIYILAASLALLAGFLGSLVGNFVIRKLPSTVINQSRQVVIDEQTAVVNVAKKVSPSVVSIVSSAAQQDPYTGSSSLAKTGAGTGIIISAEGLIITNKHVVEGSDSFTVFISDNTEYKNAKVIATDPFNDIAFIKVDAKGLKPAELADSDKVEVGQSVVAIGNALGQFQNTVTTGVISGKSRPITASSGEGDSESLTNLFQTDAAINPGNSGGPLVNIEGQVIGINTAAAGSAENIGFAIPINDAKSALESVIKTGKIARPYIGVRYIAINDGIAKANNLASNTGALIYGKGTQPAVLPGSPADKAGLQEGDIIIKLDGKDINELTSISSVIGKKKSGDKIEVVYLRDGKQNKATLVLDEAPAS
- a CDS encoding APC family permease; translation: MARRYKLKRTLGIFLVTIYGLGNIVGAGIYALVGKVAGEAGTATPLAFLLASIVAGFSALSFAELSSRKPYSEGVSAYVHNAFRRKPVSIAVGALMAIATVVSAAALARAFGGYLYQYTGIFIPLGAALIIITFGLLSAWGIEESAKLAAVLTVIEVLGLGVIIWLGRGSIVASAQTPANFFDISSVGITGVLSAVFLAFYAYIGVEDIVHLSEETKKPRLTVPFAIIGAVTIATVLYTLVSIVAIDAVPLAELNKSAAPVGLIFTTLSSTPGWAIAIIALAATAGGVLAHIISGSRLLFGMAEAGWLHKRLAIVHETRKTPTVTIAVVVAVSIVLSTFAEVKTLALVTSYLILIIFSLVDTSLIIIKIRDKNTKKPIFSVSMIVPILGLVSSILLLVVQTSILL
- a CDS encoding ATP-dependent RecD-like DNA helicase, with product MQKLTNQQGVALSAIGAWLKIAKGGGKQYLTLGGYAGTGKTTLLAALRRVLQTNIPSMKVGFAAYTGKATLVLKRKLVADNILQPGDSISTLHGLMYYSESSKGDAPKWRKRDFLRVDLVVVDEASMVSEEIWADLLSFGKPVLAVGDHGQLPPIGSSFNLMLEPDLTLDRIWRQAAESPIIAISALARNGNQIPIMSYGEGVAKLDNADPLTGDLIEEILQSHNTDTLILCGYNSTRQKLNAHVRLLKGMEGPDPQRNDIIVCLKNSRESGLSNGQIGLIEQITPAAHDDEELWWDITADFDGIKFEGFAPREQFGAPTTLKSVPKRPQKDSVGLFDFGYGLTVHKAQGSQAKRVLVFEERFPKMSQDEWQRWLYTAVTRAEQELYIIGN